In Nicotiana tabacum cultivar K326 chromosome 2, ASM71507v2, whole genome shotgun sequence, the following proteins share a genomic window:
- the LOC107769814 gene encoding heat shock protein 90-6, mitochondrial has protein sequence MHRLSKRSVTAILRSTTAARYRDVAAPISSSHFFYDSADGDSKGRWYSSLTSGRCNVNGSIKPFKSTNEPFLGCRYESTAAASDSPSEKFEYQAEVSRLMDLIVNSLYSNKEVFLRELISNASDALDKLRFLGVTQPEILKDGVDLDIRIQTDKDNGVITITDSGIGMTRQELVDCLGTIAQSGTAKFLKALKDSKDAGADSNLIGQFGVGFYSAFLVSEQVEVSTKSPKSDKQYVWVGEANSSTYTIREETDPAKLLPRGTRLTLYLKRDDKGFAHPERIEKLVKNYSQFVSFPIYTWQEKGYTKEVEVDKDPAEAKNDGEDATAEKKKKTKKIVEKYWDWELTNETQPIWLRSPKEVSKEEYNEFYKKTFNEYLEPLASSHFTTEGEVEFRSILYVPSVSPMGKDDIVNPKTKNIRLYVKRVFISDDFDGELFPRYLSFIKGIVDSNDLPLNVSREILQESRIVRIMRKRLVRKAFEMIQGISLSENKDDYDKFWENYGKHLKLGCIEDRENHKRLAPLLRFFSSQSDEFTISLDEYVENMKPDQKDIYYIASDSVTSAKNTPFLEKLLEKDLEVLFLVDPIDEVAIQNLKSYKEKNFVDISKEDLDLGDKNEDKEKEIKQEFGQTCDWIKKRLGDKVASVQISNRLSSSPCVLVSGKFGWSANMERLMKAQTVGDTSNLDFMRSRRVFEINPEHPIIRTLNEAYRSTPDDEEALRAIDLLYDAALVSSGFTPENPAQLGGKIYEMMNMALAGKYGTVGGYQQQVNQQSYIPETVEAEVVEPAEAGGQK, from the exons ATGCACAGGCTTTCGAAACGTTCTGTCACTGCAATCCTTCGCAGCACAACTGCTGCACGCTATCGTGATGTTGCTGCTCCAATTTCTTCTTCCCACTTCTTTTACGATTCG GCGGATGGTGATAGTAAAGGTAGATGGTATTCATCATTAACTTCAGGTAGATGTAATGTTAATGGATCCATTAAGCCATTTAAATCAACAAATGAGCCGTTTTTGGGTTGTCGGTATGAGTCAACAGCTGCTGCATCTGATTCTCCATCGGAGAAGTTTGAGTACCAAGCAGAG GTTAGTCGCCTTATGGACCTCATTGTTAACAGTTTGTACAGCAATAAGGAGGTTTTTCTGAGGGAGCTTATCAG CAATGCAAGTGACGCCTTGGATAAGTTGAGGTTTCTTGGTGTTACTCAGCCTGAGATTTTGAAGGATGGAGTTGATCTTGATATTCGCATTCAGACCGATAAAGATAATGGTGTTATTACCATAAC GGACTCAGGAATTGGTATGACTCGCCAAGAACTTGTTGACTGCCTTGGTACTATTGCACAAAGTGGAACCGCAAAGTTCCTGAAAGCCCTGAAG GACAGCAAGGATGCTGGTGCTGACAGCAATTTAATTGGTCAATTCGGCGTGGGATTCTACTCAGCTTTCCTTGTTTCTGAACAA GTTGAAGTCTCGACAAAAAGCCCAAAATCTGACAAGCAATATGTCTGGGTTGGAGAGGCCAATTCTAGCACCTATACCATTAGAGAGGAGACTGATCCTGCAAAACTCCTTCCTAGGGGAACCCGTCTCACACTATATCTTAAG AGGGACGACAAAGGATTTGCGCATCCGGAAAGAATTGAAAAGCTTGTGAAAAACTACTCGCAGTTTGTTTCATTCCCTATTTACACTTGGCAAGAGAAGGGATATACAAAAGAG GTTGAAGTTGATAAGGATCCGGCAGAAGCCAAGAACGATGGAGAAGATGCGACAGCTGAG aaaaagaagaagaccAAAAAAATTGTGGAGAAATATTGGGACTGGGAGCTTACCAATGAGACTCAACCAATATGG CTTCGAAGTCCTAAGGAAGTAAGTAAAGAGGAGTACAATGAGTTCTACAAGAAGACTTTTAATGAATATTTGGAGCCTCTTGCTTCTTCACATTTTACAACTGAG GGAGAAGTGGAGTTCCGTTCTATACTTTATGTGCCATCTGTATCTCCAATGGGTAAGGATGACATAGTCAATCCCAAGACGAAGAATATAAGGCTTTACGTAAAGCGCGTGTTCATATCTGACGACTTTGACGGTGAACTG TTCCCACGCTACCTGAGTTTTATCAAAGGTATTGTCGACTCAAATGATCTTCCACTTAATGTATCACGAGAGATTCTTCAAGAAAGTCGCATT GTTCGCATCATGAGGAAGCGGTTGGTGCGGAAAGCATTTGAAATGATTCAGGGCATTTCCCTCAGCGAAAACAAAGAT GACTATGATAAGTTTTGGGAGAACTATGGAAAGCACCTAAAGTTGGGATGCATCGAAGATCGTGAAAACCACAAGCGTCTTGCTCCACTTTTACGATTTTTCTCTTCTCAAAGTGATGAATTTACGATCAGCTTGGATGAATATGTTGAGAATATGAAACCAGACCAGAAGGACATTTACTATATTGCTTCTGATAGTGTAACCAGTGCAAAGAACACTCCTTTCCTGGAAAAACTTCTTGAGAAGGATCTTGAA GTGCTGTTCTTAGTTGATCCTATTGACGAGGTTGCTATCCAAAATCTCAAATCATACAAGGAGAAAAACTTTGTTGACATTAGCAAAGAGGACCTAGATTTGG GTGATAAGAATGAAGACAAGGAAAAGGAGATAAAACAGGAGTTTGGGCAAACTTGCGATTGGATAAAGAAACGGCTAGGAGACAAGGTTGCTAGCGTGCAGATCTCAAATCGTTTGAGCAGTTCTCCTTGTGTTCTTGTATCAGGAAAGTTTGGTTGGTCAGCCAATATGGAGAG GCTGATGAAGGCCCAAACTGTTGGTGATACCTCCAACCTGGATTTCATGAGGAGCAGAAGAGTCTTTGAGATCAATCCCGAACACCCGATCATTAGAACCTTAAAT GAAGCCTACAGGAGTACTCCAGATGATGAAGAAGCCTTGAGGGCCATTGATCTTTTGTATGATGCTGCATTGGTTTCTAGTGGTTTCACT CCTGAGAATCCGGCACAACTTGGAGGGAAGATATATGAGATGATGAACATGGCTCTTGCTGGCAAATATGGAACTGTCGGTGGGTATCAGCAGCAAGTAAACCAGCAGTCGTACATCCCAGAAACAGTCGAAGCTGAGGTGGTTGAGCCTGCTGAAGCTGGTGGACAGAAATAA
- the LOC107769815 gene encoding OBERON-like protein — MLPPHPNGLQPSLFLASSDNHEPRMNSDQIRESPAESASSWPAIDAAAQLKLENQKAEDGYYEQSVTRGRSSANRISLLDIARERVDIISEQMHLLPNEYLEELKGRLRAMLEGNGSSQQRDEFMVLQRLVQRRSDLTAETLIKAHRVQLEIVVAIKSGIQFFLHQSMNLSQTALIEVFVYKRCRNIACQSQLPAEDCLCEICTNRKGFCSLCMCVICNKFDFEVNTCRWIGCDSCAHWTHTDCAIRDKQVGTGASPVNGLGSAEMQFRCRACNRTSELLGWVNDVFQHCAPMWDKESFLRELTVVSKIFRLSENTRGRQLFWKSEELIEKLKGGVAETTACRSILSFLQELEMDSPKSSEAGINGRMMPPQEACSRIAEVVQEAVQKMEIVADEKMRMLKRARQALETCDHELEEKAKEVAELKLERQRKRQQIDELESVVRLKEAEADMFQLKADEARREADRLQRIALAKSAKSEEDYASSYLKQRLSEAEAERQFLFEKIKLQDQGSRSSQSNDMGDPPQALYTKIHEILKSV; from the exons ATGCTGCCTCCACATCCCAACGGGTTACAACCGTCCTTGTTTCTTGCATCTTCTGATAATCATGAGCCAAGAATGAACTCTGATCAGATTCGTGAATCGCCTGCTGAGAGTGCTAGTTCCTGGCCCGCTATTGATGCTGCCGCCCAACTGAAGCTTGAGAATCAGAAAGCTGAGGATGGTTATTACGAGCAGTCTGTCACTCGCGGGCGTTCTAGTGCAAATAGGATCTCTCTTCTTGATATAGCAAGAGAGCGAGTGGATATAATATCTGAGCAAATGCATTTGCTCCCTAATGAGTATTTAGAAGAGCTAAAGGGTAGGCTTCGAGCGATGCTTGAGGGGAACGGGAGTTCTCAACAAAGAGACGAATTTATGGTTTTGCAGAGGCTTGTTCAGAGGAGGTCGGATTTGACCGCAGAGACATTGATTAAAGCTCATCGGGTTCAGCTGGAAATTGTTGTTGCTATTAAAAGTGGAATTCAATTTTTCCTGCATCAAAGTATGAATCTTTCTCAGACTGCCCTGATTGAGGTTTTCGTATACAAGAGATGTCGGAATATAGCATGCCAAAGTCAGTTGCCTGCAGAAGATTGCCTTTGTGAGATATGCACCAATAGAAAGGGATTCTGCAGCCTTTGCATGTGTGTTATCTGTAACAAGTTTGATTTTGAAGTGAATACATGTCGGTGGATCGGTTGCGACTCCTGCGCTCATTGGACTCACACGGATTGTGCAATTCGTGATAAACAAGTTGGAACAGGTGCTTCTCCTGTGAATGGGCTGGGGTCTGCTGAAATGCAGTTCAGGTGTAGAGCATGCAACCGCACTTCTGAGCTTTTAGGCTGGGTGAATGATGTATTCCAACACTGTGCTCCAATGTGGGACAAGGAATCTTTTCTAAGAGAACTAACTGTTGTAAGTAAGATATTTCGACTGAGTGAGAACACAAGAGGGAGGCAGCTTTTTTGGAAGTCTGAGGAGCTCATTGAAAAACTAAAGGGTGGAGTCGCAGAGACAACTGCTTGCAGGAGTATATTATCTTTTCTCCAAG AGCTTGAGATGGACTCCCCAAAGAGCAGTGAGGCTGGAATTAATGGAAGGATGATGCCACCACAGGAGGCATGCAGTCGAATTGCTGAAGTGGTACAAGAAGCAGTGCAGAAAATGGAAATAGTAGCCGACGAAAAAATGAGGATGCTAAAGAGAGCTCGCCAAGCTCTCGAGACATGTGATCATGAACTGGAGGAAAAAGCTAAGGAAGTTGCAGAACTGAAGCTGGAGAGGCAGCGAAAAAGGCAACAGATAGACGAATTAGAGAGCGTTGTTAGGCttaaagaagcagaagcagataTGTTCCAGCTTAAGGCCGATGAAGCAAGACGAGAAGCTGACAGATTACAGAGGATTGCTCTTGCAAAATCAGCGAAATCAGAAGAAGACTATGCTAGCAGTTACCTTAAACAACGTCTTAGTGAGGCTGAAGCTGAGAGGCAATTCCTTTTCGAGAAGATTAAACTTCAAGATCAAGGTTCTCGTTCATCACAAAGCAATGACATGGGCGATCCTCCGCAAGCACTTTACACTAAAATACATGAGATCCTAAAGAGCGTGTAG